A genome region from Methanococcoides burtonii DSM 6242 includes the following:
- the trpA gene encoding tryptophan synthase subunit alpha — MRLADKFNEIKNRNETALLAYVCAGDPDIDSTPRIVDSLIKGGADIIELGLPFSDPVADGPTIQAASERALTAGMNPDRYFELVANLDVQVPLVCMTYYNLIYKRGIEKFVKDCISSGISGLIIPDLPAEESADLANCCSQEGVDLIFLVAPITTDERIEMILSKTSGFVYIVSRSGVTGTRSDVTAATSDIISRVRTDIPKAVGFGISNAEQAAKIIDAGADGVIVGSAFVDIIASGNDVEKRLEDLTAEIKSVCRRD, encoded by the coding sequence ATGAGATTAGCTGATAAATTCAATGAAATAAAGAACAGGAATGAGACAGCACTTCTTGCTTATGTTTGTGCAGGAGATCCCGATATTGATTCGACCCCACGAATTGTTGATTCGCTGATAAAGGGTGGTGCAGATATTATTGAGCTGGGATTGCCATTCTCCGATCCGGTGGCAGACGGACCCACCATACAGGCAGCATCAGAAAGAGCACTTACAGCAGGAATGAACCCGGACAGGTATTTTGAACTTGTGGCAAACCTTGATGTGCAGGTACCACTTGTTTGTATGACATATTATAATCTGATATACAAACGCGGAATTGAAAAATTTGTAAAGGATTGTATAAGTTCGGGCATTAGCGGATTGATCATCCCGGATCTACCGGCAGAGGAAAGCGCCGACCTTGCAAACTGCTGCTCACAAGAAGGAGTAGACCTGATATTTTTGGTAGCTCCGATCACTACGGATGAGAGAATAGAGATGATATTGTCTAAGACTTCCGGCTTTGTGTACATTGTCTCAAGATCAGGCGTTACAGGAACAAGGTCCGACGTCACAGCTGCGACCTCCGACATAATTTCAAGAGTCAGAACAGACATCCCGAAGGCTGTTGGTTTCGGAATTTCCAATGCAGAACAAGCTGCAAAGATCATAGATGCAGGTGCGGACGGAGTTATAGTAGGTTCTGCTTTTGTAGATATTATCGCATCAGGAAATGATGTCGAAAAAAGACTGGAAGACCTTACAGCTGAGATCAAGTCAGTCTGTAGAAGGGACTGA
- the ftsY gene encoding signal recognition particle-docking protein FtsY has protein sequence MFNKLKEKLGSFKQSIGKTIDEKAVELKEPVEEIVEIEPAEKPVSTPEVSENVSSFEDQLDKTEASPSLKQKIGFAQKAKALVFEREVILDGSDIEDSLWELEMALLESDIAINVAEAIVESVKEELVGSRKKLGKNTGELVENALRSAIYKVMSANVFDLDDYIRDAEKPVHIVFIGINGTGKTTTISKMAKRLKDMKYSVVIAAGDTFRAGAIDQIAIHAERIGVKLIKHQEGGDPAAVVYDAVQHAKAHNVDVVLSDTAGRMHTNVNLMAQLEKVCRVSSPDLIIFVDEAVAGNDAVERAQQFNTAVPIHGSILTKTDADSKGGAAISIAYITGKPILFLGMGQGYDDLKKFDPEWFVDQLFE, from the coding sequence GTGTTTAATAAGCTCAAGGAAAAACTTGGTAGTTTCAAACAATCGATCGGTAAGACGATTGATGAGAAGGCTGTTGAGTTGAAAGAGCCTGTCGAAGAGATCGTTGAGATCGAACCGGCAGAAAAGCCAGTATCAACTCCAGAGGTTTCGGAAAACGTTTCTTCTTTTGAAGATCAGCTTGACAAAACAGAAGCTTCTCCCTCTTTAAAACAAAAGATCGGTTTTGCTCAAAAGGCTAAAGCCCTTGTTTTTGAAAGAGAGGTCATACTCGATGGAAGTGATATCGAAGATTCTCTTTGGGAGCTTGAAATGGCTTTGCTTGAGAGTGATATTGCTATCAATGTCGCAGAGGCGATAGTCGAGTCTGTAAAAGAAGAACTTGTGGGAAGTCGCAAGAAGCTTGGGAAGAATACTGGTGAGCTTGTGGAGAATGCATTGAGAAGTGCTATCTACAAAGTCATGTCTGCAAACGTTTTTGATCTTGACGACTACATCAGGGATGCGGAAAAGCCGGTCCATATTGTTTTCATAGGCATTAACGGAACTGGAAAGACCACAACCATCTCTAAAATGGCAAAACGCCTGAAAGACATGAAATATTCTGTTGTTATTGCAGCTGGTGACACTTTCAGGGCAGGAGCTATCGATCAAATTGCTATTCATGCAGAGAGGATCGGCGTAAAACTGATCAAGCATCAGGAAGGTGGTGACCCTGCAGCAGTTGTCTATGATGCTGTACAGCATGCAAAGGCACACAATGTGGATGTCGTACTTTCCGATACTGCCGGTAGGATGCACACTAATGTGAATCTCATGGCACAGCTTGAGAAGGTCTGCCGTGTAAGCTCTCCTGATCTCATCATCTTTGTGGATGAGGCAGTTGCAGGTAATGACGCCGTAGAACGTGCTCAGCAATTCAATACTGCTGTTCCAATTCATGGCTCAATTTTAACGAAAACAGATGCTGATTCCAAAGGCGGTGCAGCAATATCCATTGCCTACATAACAGGTAAACCAATTCTGTTCCTTGGGATGGGGCAGGGGTATGACGACCTTAAAAAGTTCGATCCTGAATGGTTCGTAGATCAGTTGTTCGAATAA
- the pfdA gene encoding prefoldin subunit alpha, whose product MSETSEQDARNLAAQHRELQQNAESVNQQLGMVQMSIEDCTRAILTLEELKSASGAINTMIPLGAGALIHANIADVDKIVVSVGAGISVEKTPTEAIETLTQRKEELGKVVERLNGTLTQIGQRLASIESAVGNRPPQ is encoded by the coding sequence ATGTCAGAAACGAGTGAACAGGACGCACGAAATCTCGCAGCTCAACATCGTGAGTTACAGCAGAATGCTGAATCAGTTAATCAGCAGCTTGGTATGGTGCAGATGTCTATTGAGGATTGCACACGTGCCATCTTAACTCTGGAGGAGCTTAAGTCCGCTTCCGGTGCTATTAATACGATGATTCCTCTGGGAGCAGGGGCATTGATACATGCGAATATTGCAGATGTCGATAAAATCGTTGTAAGTGTCGGAGCAGGCATCAGTGTGGAGAAAACTCCGACTGAAGCCATTGAAACGCTCACTCAGCGCAAGGAAGAGCTCGGCAAGGTTGTTGAACGCTTGAATGGAACCCTTACTCAGATAGGGCAGCGTCTGGCTTCAATTGAATCAGCAGTTGGAAACAGACCTCCGCAGTGA
- the rpl18a gene encoding 50S ribosomal protein L18Ae, whose amino-acid sequence MQNYVVKGTFKAGHSWEKFTKNVESQNEKNARDKTLSTFGSKHRIVRALIKIESVTEA is encoded by the coding sequence ATGCAGAATTATGTTGTCAAAGGCACATTCAAAGCAGGACATTCTTGGGAGAAGTTTACCAAGAACGTCGAGAGCCAAAATGAAAAGAATGCTCGTGATAAGACATTGTCCACTTTTGGTAGTAAACATAGGATCGTTAGGGCATTAATTAAGATCGAGAGTGTCACAGAGGCATGA
- a CDS encoding translation initiation factor IF-6, whose product MIKTVNIYDNPVLGVFATCTEDVAIVPIGTAGKAIDLLAEQLDVKVISTLINGSIVVGSLSKGNSNGFLISRDANVSDLKDVEVPVEVLPDMLTAVGNVILANDTAALVHPEMTDSSIEVISRVLGVDVHRGTIAGLGTVGMAGVVTNRGLLVHPMVTPDELSVLEDVFALPIELGTTNYGSQAVGSGLLANSKGYVAGSNTTGHELGRVEDALFFA is encoded by the coding sequence ATGATCAAAACAGTGAACATTTATGATAACCCTGTATTGGGGGTATTTGCCACATGTACGGAAGATGTGGCTATCGTTCCTATCGGTACTGCCGGAAAGGCTATCGACTTGCTTGCAGAACAGCTTGATGTAAAGGTAATCTCTACATTGATAAATGGCAGTATTGTGGTAGGTTCACTTTCCAAAGGCAATTCAAATGGTTTCCTGATATCAAGGGATGCCAATGTCAGTGATCTCAAAGACGTTGAGGTCCCAGTCGAAGTGCTTCCTGATATGCTTACAGCCGTTGGGAATGTGATATTGGCAAATGATACGGCAGCACTTGTACATCCGGAAATGACCGATAGTTCGATAGAAGTAATCTCAAGGGTTCTTGGGGTGGATGTTCACAGAGGCACTATTGCAGGTCTGGGAACTGTTGGAATGGCAGGCGTTGTCACGAACAGAGGTTTACTGGTCCACCCAATGGTGACACCGGATGAACTTTCCGTTCTTGAGGATGTGTTCGCTCTTCCTATCGAATTGGGTACCACTAATTACGGTTCACAGGCAGTAGGCTCAGGTTTGCTTGCCAATTCAAAAGGATATGTTGCAGGTTCCAATACTACGGGTCACGAACTCGGAAGGGTTGAGGACGCACTATTCTTTGCTTGA
- a CDS encoding 50S ribosomal protein L31e: MAEDAVKEQIYTIPLREAKLAPRWKRTGRAMSLIRKYLVRHMKADPSQIKIDATINHRIWERGSQKPPSSIRIRAAKFEDGEVQAELA, translated from the coding sequence ATGGCAGAAGACGCGGTAAAGGAACAGATCTACACTATTCCACTTCGTGAAGCAAAGCTTGCTCCAAGGTGGAAGCGTACCGGCAGAGCTATGTCTCTTATAAGAAAATATCTTGTAAGGCACATGAAAGCAGATCCTTCACAGATCAAGATAGATGCTACTATCAACCACAGAATCTGGGAACGAGGTTCTCAGAAACCACCATCGTCCATTCGTATTCGAGCTGCAAAGTTCGAAGATGGAGAAGTTCAGGCAGAACTTGCTTGA
- a CDS encoding 50S ribosomal protein L39e: MSHNTKGQKIRLAKAHNQNQRVPTWVIIKTNRKVVSHPKRRHWRRNSLDVK, from the coding sequence GTGAGCCACAATACAAAAGGACAGAAGATAAGGCTGGCAAAAGCGCATAATCAGAATCAGCGCGTACCAACCTGGGTGATCATCAAGACTAACAGAAAGGTTGTTAGCCACCCAAAGAGAAGGCACTGGAGAAGGAACAGTTTAGACGTGAAATAA
- a CDS encoding alpha hydrolase yields MKAHVLFSGGKDSSLSAILLDPFFDIELVTCTFSILPVGNIAKVTADELGFSHRVLELDLTILETALNTIIEDGYPKNAINFIHKNVIEALAKEDTVSVIADGVRRDDRVPRLTDPEIRSIEDRFGVKYICPLQGYGRSAVNMLVEKHLVIDEGQSDSIAKADYETELRELIRQQYGNEKVIDIFPQHLQSRVLKRI; encoded by the coding sequence ATGAAAGCTCATGTACTTTTCAGTGGAGGTAAGGACAGTTCATTGTCGGCTATTCTGCTTGACCCCTTTTTCGATATCGAGCTTGTGACATGCACATTTTCGATACTTCCGGTTGGGAATATTGCAAAAGTAACGGCGGATGAATTGGGCTTCTCCCACAGAGTACTGGAGCTTGATCTAACTATTCTGGAAACTGCATTGAATACCATTATTGAGGACGGTTATCCGAAGAACGCGATCAACTTCATACACAAGAATGTGATCGAGGCACTCGCAAAGGAAGATACTGTGTCAGTGATCGCTGATGGTGTGAGGCGTGATGATCGTGTACCAAGGCTTACAGATCCAGAAATTCGAAGTATTGAGGATCGGTTTGGTGTGAAATATATCTGTCCTCTTCAGGGATATGGTAGAAGTGCGGTCAACATGCTTGTGGAAAAGCATCTGGTGATCGATGAAGGTCAAAGTGACAGTATTGCCAAAGCAGATTATGAAACTGAGTTACGTGAACTGATAAGGCAACAATATGGAAATGAAAAAGTTATCGATATATTTCCGCAACATTTGCAATCAAGAGTTTTAAAGCGTATTTGA
- a CDS encoding DNA-binding protein encodes MDDLEAIRQKRLAELQQQQSSPQNDAQAAYQQEQAQAERDEQVKAVLRQVMTPEARERLTRLRLSRKELVEQLESQLVMLAQNGRLQTKIDDEKLKVLLTQMQPQKRQTSITRM; translated from the coding sequence GTGGATGATCTTGAAGCTATCAGACAAAAAAGGCTCGCCGAGCTCCAGCAACAGCAATCATCTCCACAGAATGATGCTCAGGCTGCATATCAGCAGGAGCAGGCACAAGCTGAAAGGGACGAGCAGGTTAAGGCAGTTCTTCGGCAGGTCATGACACCTGAGGCACGTGAGAGATTGACTCGATTAAGGCTCTCTCGCAAGGAATTGGTTGAACAGCTTGAATCCCAGCTTGTGATGCTTGCACAAAATGGTCGTCTTCAGACAAAGATAGATGATGAGAAGCTTAAAGTTCTTCTTACACAGATGCAGCCACAGAAACGCCAGACTTCCATAACTCGTATGTGA
- a CDS encoding 30S ribosomal protein S19e, protein MTTAYDVPASDIIAKLAENLKENDQIKPPEWAAFVKTGVHKEHSPVDKDWWYIRCAAIMRTIYMQGPVGVERLRSVYGGKKNRGANPSRKAKGSGSVVREAFQQLETAGFVRKLKSGRVIAPAGQSLLDNLSTEVKNELVETIPELAKY, encoded by the coding sequence ATGACTACAGCATATGACGTTCCTGCATCAGATATTATTGCAAAGCTGGCAGAGAACCTAAAAGAGAATGATCAGATCAAGCCACCCGAATGGGCAGCTTTCGTTAAGACCGGTGTTCACAAGGAGCACTCCCCAGTTGACAAAGACTGGTGGTACATCCGCTGTGCAGCCATTATGAGGACCATTTATATGCAGGGCCCTGTTGGCGTTGAGAGACTAAGGTCTGTCTATGGTGGTAAGAAAAATAGAGGTGCAAACCCATCCAGGAAAGCAAAGGGCAGTGGTTCTGTTGTTAGGGAAGCATTCCAGCAACTCGAAACTGCAGGCTTTGTACGCAAGCTGAAAAGCGGTAGAGTTATTGCTCCTGCCGGCCAGTCTTTGCTTGACAATCTCTCCACTGAAGTCAAGAACGAGCTTGTTGAGACCATTCCGGAACTTGCAAAATACTGA
- a CDS encoding adenylosuccinate synthase codes for MFTILTGSQFGDEGKGKIVDLLSKDYDLVVRFQGGDNAGHTVVVGDDVYKLHLIPSGFLLDSRVLIGPGTVLNPEVLAEEIDMLEKTGVEVSSDKLGIDAKTSIIMPYHVELDSLRESLRKEKIGTTKKGIGFAYVDKIARDEVRMSDLVDSEILMNRLTEMAASKEAAIRELGGDPSIVTDSELMDKYVKLGQRLAPYVTDVSYEINKAISEGKNVLAEGAQGTFLDVIHGTQKFVTSSSTIAGSACANLGVGPTKVDEVLGIVKAYITRVGEGPLPTELHDEAGAHLHDVGHEFGTTTGRSRRCGWFDLPLLKKAINLNGYTSVALTKLDVLSDLDVVKVCVAYDLNGERLDYPPEDTSLLSMCKPIYDELEGWSDDLTGVKRYEDIARAAHDYVEKLEGMMGVPIKYVSVGPGREQTFEK; via the coding sequence ATGTTTACGATTCTGACAGGGTCACAGTTCGGTGATGAAGGAAAAGGAAAGATCGTTGATCTGTTATCAAAAGACTACGATCTTGTTGTCAGGTTTCAGGGCGGGGATAATGCAGGCCACACTGTGGTCGTTGGGGATGATGTCTATAAGCTTCATCTGATACCCTCTGGTTTCCTGCTTGATTCAAGGGTTCTGATCGGCCCGGGCACTGTCCTTAATCCAGAGGTTTTGGCAGAAGAGATCGATATGCTTGAAAAGACAGGTGTTGAAGTGTCTTCTGATAAATTGGGTATAGATGCTAAGACGAGCATTATTATGCCTTATCATGTTGAATTGGACAGCCTTCGTGAATCATTACGTAAAGAGAAGATCGGTACTACTAAAAAGGGTATTGGCTTTGCTTATGTTGATAAGATCGCAAGGGATGAGGTCAGGATGTCGGATCTTGTGGATTCTGAAATACTCATGAACAGGCTTACTGAAATGGCTGCATCCAAAGAGGCTGCTATCAGAGAACTTGGTGGCGATCCTTCAATCGTTACTGATAGTGAACTGATGGACAAGTATGTGAAGCTTGGTCAGAGGCTTGCTCCTTATGTCACTGATGTTTCCTATGAGATAAATAAAGCTATCTCTGAAGGCAAGAATGTACTGGCTGAGGGCGCACAGGGTACTTTCCTTGATGTTATTCACGGAACTCAGAAGTTCGTTACTTCTTCCAGCACTATTGCAGGATCTGCATGTGCAAATCTTGGTGTCGGCCCGACAAAGGTAGATGAGGTTCTGGGAATTGTGAAAGCTTACATTACAAGGGTGGGCGAAGGGCCGTTACCTACTGAACTTCATGATGAGGCGGGAGCGCATCTTCATGATGTGGGTCACGAGTTCGGTACCACTACAGGCAGGTCCCGCAGATGCGGATGGTTCGACCTTCCGTTGCTCAAGAAAGCGATAAACCTGAATGGATATACCAGCGTTGCATTGACCAAATTGGATGTGCTTTCAGATCTTGATGTTGTTAAGGTTTGTGTGGCATATGATCTCAATGGGGAAAGGCTGGATTATCCACCGGAAGATACTTCCCTTTTGAGCATGTGTAAACCTATCTATGATGAGCTCGAAGGTTGGTCAGACGATCTTACGGGCGTAAAACGCTACGAGGATATTGCTCGGGCTGCCCATGATTATGTGGAGAAACTGGAAGGGATGATGGGTGTCCCTATCAAATATGTGTCCGTAGGTCCGGGAAGAGAGCAAACTTTCGAAAAATGA
- a CDS encoding acyltransferase: MVTLVKSTNIHSSAKIYGTSFIGDNSVVLENVILGYPEHSLLTTLLEKRMITEEAEYTGCTIGANSFIRPNTTIFSNVRTGDNFRTGHNCMIRENTTIGDNVLIGTNVIIDGNVKIGNNVSIQGNVYIPTHVIIEDNVFIGPCAVLANDKYPIRKDYCPEGPVIRKGASIGANATILPGVEIGEGAMVAGGALVTKNIPAWKLAIGCPAEIKNLSEELQTLNRI; this comes from the coding sequence GTGGTAACATTGGTAAAAAGTACAAATATTCATTCATCTGCAAAGATATATGGAACAAGTTTCATAGGTGACAATTCAGTTGTTCTTGAGAACGTGATCCTTGGATACCCAGAACATTCTTTGCTCACAACACTACTAGAAAAGAGAATGATAACTGAAGAAGCAGAATACACAGGTTGTACAATTGGCGCGAACTCGTTCATCAGACCAAACACAACGATCTTCAGCAACGTGAGAACAGGTGATAATTTCAGGACAGGACACAACTGTATGATACGTGAGAACACCACAATTGGAGATAACGTACTTATCGGCACCAATGTAATAATCGATGGTAATGTGAAAATAGGGAACAACGTCAGCATACAAGGAAATGTCTACATACCAACACATGTGATAATCGAAGACAATGTATTCATTGGCCCCTGTGCCGTTCTTGCCAATGATAAATACCCCATCAGAAAAGATTATTGTCCCGAAGGACCAGTAATAAGAAAAGGTGCATCCATAGGTGCAAATGCCACTATACTTCCGGGAGTAGAGATAGGAGAAGGAGCGATGGTCGCAGGCGGAGCATTGGTCACAAAGAATATACCGGCATGGAAATTAGCCATCGGTTGCCCTGCTGAAATAAAAAACCTGTCCGAAGAACTGCAAACGTTGAACAGAATCTAA
- a CDS encoding DegT/DnrJ/EryC1/StrS family aminotransferase — translation MIPIAKPDIGEEEIEAVCKVLRSGMIAEGKRVAEFEEEFASYIGTEHAVAVNSGTAALHAALLAHGIGNGDEVITTSFSFIATANSIMYTGAKPVFVDIVPDTFNIDPTLVEEKITDNTKAIMPVHLYGHPAEMKAITDIAKDHDLILIEDACQAHGAAYGGKKVGSFGTGAFSFYPTKNMTTSEGGMMTTNDEEVAKKAKMIRAHGSQQRYLHEMIGYNLRMTDIGAAIGLTQLKKLPSYNSLRQRNASLLSKGLRNTDGITIPVVKEGCEHMFHQYTIRLNNRDEMLTKLGQAGIGTGVYYPIPIHMQPIYKDAGYTDKLPECEKASKEVLSLPVHPGVSEDEIQQIIDAVIKGVE, via the coding sequence ATGATCCCAATAGCAAAACCAGATATCGGTGAAGAAGAAATTGAAGCCGTTTGTAAAGTACTCCGCTCAGGAATGATAGCAGAAGGAAAACGTGTTGCAGAATTCGAAGAAGAATTTGCAAGCTACATCGGAACGGAACATGCAGTTGCAGTCAATTCCGGCACAGCAGCTCTTCACGCTGCACTCCTTGCACATGGAATAGGAAATGGGGATGAAGTAATAACAACTTCATTCAGCTTTATTGCCACCGCAAACTCGATAATGTACACCGGCGCAAAACCTGTATTTGTGGACATTGTCCCAGACACGTTCAATATCGATCCCACGCTTGTCGAAGAAAAGATCACTGATAACACAAAGGCAATAATGCCAGTCCACCTCTACGGACATCCTGCAGAGATGAAGGCCATTACCGATATTGCAAAGGACCATGACCTGATACTCATCGAAGACGCATGCCAGGCACATGGAGCTGCCTATGGCGGGAAGAAGGTCGGTTCATTTGGAACAGGAGCATTCAGCTTCTACCCAACCAAGAACATGACGACCAGCGAAGGCGGAATGATGACTACCAACGATGAAGAGGTCGCCAAAAAAGCAAAAATGATACGTGCCCATGGATCACAGCAGCGTTACCTCCACGAAATGATCGGATATAATCTAAGAATGACAGACATCGGAGCTGCCATAGGATTAACACAACTTAAAAAACTGCCATCATACAATTCCCTAAGGCAACGAAATGCATCCTTGCTCTCAAAAGGACTAAGAAATACAGACGGAATTACCATACCTGTTGTGAAAGAGGGATGTGAGCACATGTTCCACCAATACACCATCCGTCTAAACAACAGGGATGAAATGCTAACAAAGCTAGGGCAGGCAGGAATAGGCACTGGAGTATATTATCCGATACCCATACACATGCAACCGATCTACAAAGATGCAGGTTATACAGACAAACTTCCAGAATGTGAGAAAGCATCAAAAGAAGTGCTCTCCCTGCCAGTGCATCCAGGAGTTTCAGAAGATGAAATTCAACAGATAATCGATGCAGTCATAAAGGGAGTTGAATGA
- a CDS encoding UDP-N-acetylglucosamine 3-dehydrogenase, which produces MIRVGVIGVGAMGQHHVRIYSEMEEVELVGISDVDQKRVQELADQYGVKAFTDHNKLLDEGLDAVSIVVPTTLHKKVTLDAINSNTNVLVEKPIADTLENADIMIEAAEKAGLTLMVGHIERFNPATSKMKEIIESGLLGRIVSISTRRVGPYNPRIRDVGIILDLGVHDIDAISYMYASNVSEVYAIAGKDVHSQEDHASIMLRFEDNRAGVANTNWLTPHKVRKMEVIGVDGVGYLDYIDQTVTIHDANWVRDAKVEKGEPLAKELEHFIECTRTGKRPIVSGIEGKHALNVALAAIESYNTNKLVKIK; this is translated from the coding sequence ATGATCCGCGTAGGTGTCATTGGCGTAGGTGCAATGGGACAACATCATGTCAGGATATACAGTGAAATGGAAGAAGTTGAACTTGTAGGCATTTCAGATGTTGACCAAAAAAGAGTTCAGGAACTGGCAGACCAATATGGAGTCAAGGCGTTTACAGATCATAACAAACTCTTAGATGAAGGCCTGGATGCCGTAAGTATCGTTGTACCTACAACCCTTCATAAAAAAGTTACTCTCGATGCTATAAATTCAAATACCAACGTACTTGTGGAAAAGCCAATTGCAGACACGCTTGAAAATGCTGACATAATGATAGAAGCAGCGGAGAAAGCAGGCCTTACACTGATGGTAGGTCATATAGAGAGATTCAATCCAGCTACTTCAAAAATGAAAGAAATAATCGAAAGCGGACTTCTCGGAAGAATCGTTTCCATATCTACAAGAAGAGTAGGACCGTATAATCCGAGAATACGGGATGTGGGCATCATCCTCGATCTTGGTGTACATGACATTGATGCGATCTCCTACATGTATGCAAGCAACGTATCAGAAGTCTATGCGATCGCAGGAAAAGACGTGCATTCACAGGAAGACCATGCATCCATAATGCTTCGTTTTGAAGATAATAGAGCAGGAGTTGCTAACACTAACTGGCTGACCCCGCATAAAGTAAGGAAAATGGAAGTAATTGGCGTGGATGGTGTCGGATATCTGGATTATATCGACCAGACCGTGACAATACATGATGCAAACTGGGTAAGGGATGCAAAGGTCGAAAAAGGTGAACCCCTGGCAAAAGAACTTGAGCATTTCATTGAATGCACCAGAACAGGTAAAAGACCTATTGTATCGGGTATTGAAGGCAAACATGCATTGAATGTTGCCCTCGCTGCCATAGAGTCATATAATACGAATAAGCTCGTCAAGATCAAATGA
- a CDS encoding VanZ family protein, whose translation MADTQKVVFRILVAFSLLYAGFIFYLSAQSSIELPSSSSIPFYDLLLDSVKNSNIPYLVDIAHYSIDNFDKVAHMVLYFGLGILLHVTFRHSDNLKLKKYAPIFAILIGITYGITDEIHQMYVPGRASSFNDLVADGIGIALAQIVFWVVILKSVFFRKKGKKTQ comes from the coding sequence ATGGCCGATACACAGAAAGTAGTATTTCGTATTTTAGTTGCATTTTCCCTACTATATGCTGGTTTTATATTCTATCTTTCAGCACAGTCTAGTATTGAGTTACCTTCATCTTCTTCAATTCCTTTTTATGATCTACTTTTAGATAGTGTGAAAAACAGCAATATTCCTTATCTGGTGGATATTGCACATTATTCCATTGATAATTTCGATAAAGTCGCACATATGGTACTTTATTTTGGATTGGGGATCCTTCTCCATGTCACATTCCGTCATTCCGATAATCTAAAGCTCAAAAAATATGCACCTATTTTTGCGATCCTTATCGGGATAACTTATGGAATTACGGATGAGATACATCAAATGTATGTTCCGGGCAGAGCTTCAAGCTTTAATGACCTTGTAGCAGATGGGATAGGTATAGCTCTGGCTCAGATCGTTTTCTGGGTAGTTATCCTTAAAAGTGTTTTTTTCAGAAAAAAAGGAAAAAAGACACAATGA
- a CDS encoding MraY family glycosyltransferase, whose product MAVISNLLLPLILVTISMPYFIKKFTESGLLGRDYYKKGIVKIPERGGIVILLMALLAISFTSLFFKYSTTNYVVLIVISLFGIFGILDDMIDIGRVSKLFLMYYCSYPLIQYATHTALVLPSFGHIELGILYLQFIVPTYVLVASNLVNMHSGYNGLASGLSAIVLSSLIIKSILLGDVENIYTIIAITGALLGYFLYDRYPSHIFWGNVGSLTIGATIGAFIVIQGFIISGFIMFIPHTVNFLLYVYWRVRKFPVAKFGCDRGDGILEVPNPYTLKWVLPYYYNLTEKQATYAMYALTGFFCLIGILLPGRI is encoded by the coding sequence TTGGCAGTTATAAGCAATTTATTGTTGCCACTAATCCTTGTTACTATCTCAATGCCATATTTCATCAAGAAATTTACAGAAAGCGGACTGCTTGGAAGAGATTACTACAAAAAGGGAATTGTCAAAATTCCAGAAAGAGGCGGCATTGTTATTTTGCTAATGGCCCTTCTTGCGATCTCGTTCACATCTCTGTTCTTCAAGTACTCGACTACAAATTATGTAGTCCTCATTGTCATTTCCCTCTTTGGAATATTTGGAATACTCGATGATATGATAGATATCGGAAGGGTATCTAAGCTGTTCTTGATGTATTATTGCTCCTACCCACTTATCCAATATGCGACACATACAGCACTTGTACTTCCAAGTTTCGGACACATCGAGCTTGGAATACTTTATTTGCAGTTCATTGTTCCAACATATGTGCTTGTGGCATCGAACCTTGTGAATATGCACTCGGGATACAATGGACTTGCATCCGGGCTTTCTGCAATAGTTCTCTCATCCCTCATAATAAAATCCATACTACTGGGCGATGTTGAGAATATTTATACAATAATTGCCATTACAGGAGCATTGCTTGGATATTTCCTTTATGACAGGTACCCATCACATATATTCTGGGGTAATGTAGGCTCACTAACAATAGGAGCAACAATCGGTGCATTCATAGTGATACAAGGATTCATCATAAGTGGGTTCATAATGTTTATTCCCCATACCGTGAACTTCCTGCTCTACGTTTATTGGAGAGTTCGAAAATTCCCAGTAGCAAAATTCGGTTGTGACCGCGGAGATGGAATACTTGAGGTGCCAAATCCATATACATTAAAATGGGTGCTTCCATACTATTATAACCTTACAGAAAAACAGGCAACCTATGCAATGTATGCACTAACAGGATTTTTCTGTTTGATAGGAATACTCCTCCCGGGAAGAATTTAA